The DNA sequence CCCGATCACCTGGCCCTGATCACCTCCGGGCCGTCCTCCGTCCCTCGTCCCCCGTCCGTATCGCGGACGGGGGACGAGTGCGCATGCATCTTGTATCTATGATGTGCTCATCATGAGTCCCGCTGATACGGCCACCAAGCCGCCGCCCGCCGCCGAACGCGTCTACCACCACGTCAAACAAGCCGTCCTCGACCGCCGCTACGAGGGCGGCACACTTCTGAGCGAAGGCGAACTCGCGGATGCCGTCGGGGTCTCCCGTACGCCCGTCCGGGAGGCCCTGCTGCGCCTGGAGGCCGAGGGGCTGCTCAAGCTCTATCCGAAGAAGGGCGCCCTGGTCCTGCCCGTCTCCGCGCAGGAGATCGCGGACGTGGTCGAGACCCGGCTGCTGGTGGAGCAGCACGCGGTCGCCAAGGTGGTACCGGCCGGGGAGAAGCTGCTGGGGCGGCTCGAGGAGCTGCTGGAGGAGCAGAAGGTGCACGCCGCGGCCGGGGATCTGGCCGCGTTCGCGGTCGCCG is a window from the Streptomyces luomodiensis genome containing:
- a CDS encoding GntR family transcriptional regulator yields the protein MSPADTATKPPPAAERVYHHVKQAVLDRRYEGGTLLSEGELADAVGVSRTPVREALLRLEAEGLLKLYPKKGALVLPVSAQEIADVVETRLLVEQHAVAKVVPAGEKLLGRLEELLEEQKVHAAAGDLAAFAVADRCFHAAIVRAAGNGILAQLYDQLRDRQLRMGVATMNAEPDRIAKNITEHTEILQALRAGDAAFVSGLVQRHISWVNNLARGEVR